In a single window of the Campylobacter fetus subsp. testudinum 03-427 genome:
- a CDS encoding putative formate dehydrogenase-associated protein, with amino-acid sequence MKNRREFLKKALQVGAIAGAGVAATGAFASKEYNESNQNGVVSGKTKKKEVLYYKSEAWEKFYKIAY; translated from the coding sequence TTGAAAAATAGAAGAGAATTTCTTAAAAAAGCTTTGCAAGTAGGCGCAATAGCTGGTGCAGGAGTAGCCGCTACAGGGGCTTTTGCTTCTAAAGAATACAACGAATCAAATCAAAATGGTGTTGTAAGTGGTAAAACAAAGAAAAAAGAGGTGCTTTACTATAAAAGTGAAGCTTGGGAAAAATTTTATAAAATAGCGTATTGA
- the rpmA gene encoding 50S ribosomal protein L27 (Pfam match to PF01016.15 Ribosomal_L27) produces the protein MAHKKGQGSTQNNRDSIGRRLGVKKFGGEFVRAGNIIIRQRGTATHPGNNVGIGRDHTIFALVDGFVKFERKDKDRKKVSVYPAA, from the coding sequence ATGGCACATAAAAAAGGTCAAGGTTCAACCCAAAATAACCGTGATAGTATAGGTCGTCGCTTAGGTGTTAAAAAATTTGGTGGCGAGTTTGTAAGAGCTGGAAATATTATTATTCGTCAAAGAGGAACTGCAACTCATCCGGGCAATAACGTAGGTATCGGAAGAGATCATACTATATTTGCTCTTGTTGATGGATTTGTTAAATTCGAAAGAAAAGACAAAGATAGAAAAAAAGTTTCTGTCTATCCAGCAGCTTAA
- the obgE gene encoding GTPase ObgE (Pfam matches to PF01018.18 GTP1_OBG, and to PF01926.19 MMR_HSR1), which yields MFIDSASFSVSSGKGGPGCASFRREKHVPLGGPDGGDGGNGGDVYFIVDNNTHTLANYKGKRAMRAANGVPGLPRNMTGRKGDNLELIVPPGTAVYDADSNELLLDLVSEGQKELFLVGGKGGLGNVHFKTSVNQAPTKAQPGLPGETKNIRLELKLIADVGLVGFPNVGKSTLISSISNAKPQIANYEFTTLTPKLGLVEVDEFSGFIMADIPGIIEGASDGKGLGIQFLKHIERTKVLLYMIDLANYRSLKEQFETLKSEVLKFSPNLAKRDFAIALTRLDAAGDADEKIEEFLSEFKFDKKQDIYEYDRQKPFFVLPISSVAGDGLKELKFGLLEILKGEN from the coding sequence ATGTTTATAGATAGTGCAAGTTTTAGTGTAAGTAGCGGTAAAGGCGGTCCGGGATGTGCTAGTTTTCGCCGTGAAAAACATGTTCCGCTAGGCGGACCAGACGGTGGAGATGGCGGAAATGGTGGAGATGTCTATTTTATAGTAGATAACAACACCCATACTTTAGCCAACTACAAAGGCAAAAGAGCTATGAGAGCCGCAAACGGCGTACCAGGGCTTCCTAGAAATATGACAGGAAGAAAAGGAGATAATCTTGAGCTTATCGTTCCTCCAGGAACCGCAGTTTATGATGCAGATAGCAATGAACTTTTGCTTGATCTAGTTAGCGAGGGTCAAAAAGAGCTGTTTTTAGTAGGCGGAAAAGGCGGACTTGGAAATGTTCATTTTAAAACAAGCGTAAATCAAGCTCCGACTAAAGCTCAACCAGGACTCCCAGGCGAGACAAAAAATATACGTTTAGAGCTAAAACTCATAGCAGATGTAGGGCTTGTAGGATTTCCAAACGTTGGCAAATCAACTCTCATCTCAAGTATATCAAACGCAAAACCGCAGATCGCAAATTATGAATTTACAACTCTCACGCCAAAATTAGGACTTGTAGAAGTTGATGAGTTTAGTGGATTTATTATGGCAGATATCCCAGGCATCATAGAAGGTGCAAGCGATGGAAAAGGACTTGGAATACAGTTTTTAAAACATATAGAAAGAACAAAAGTCCTGCTTTATATGATAGATTTAGCAAACTATCGCTCACTTAAAGAGCAGTTTGAAACTCTAAAAAGTGAAGTTTTGAAATTTTCGCCAAATTTAGCAAAAAGAGACTTTGCTATAGCTTTGACGCGCCTTGACGCTGCAGGAGACGCCGATGAAAAGATAGAAGAGTTTTTGAGTGAATTTAAATTTGATAAAAAACAAGATATTTATGAATACGACCGCCAAAAGCCGTTTTTCGTACTTCCTATATCAAGCGTTGCTGGAGATGGTTTAAAAGAGCTTAAATTTGGACTTTTGGAGATCTTAAAAGGCGAAAATTAA
- the ccpA gene encoding periplasmic diheme cytochrome c peroxidase (Pfam matches to PF03150.10 CCP_MauG, and to PF00034.17 Cytochrom_C) has protein sequence MKGSFLVLSSLLVASSMFAVSDADLLKEAKNAGLVALPSDQKQVDAILKEIGVEPNKFTEAKAELGKKLYLEPRLSKSGIISCNTCHNLGLGGTDGIAAAVGHKWTANPHHLNSPTVYNSVLNTTQFWDGRAMTLVDQAKGPIEAEPEMATPAALAVERIASLPEYVAEFKKVYGDSGVTFDNIADSIASFERTLLTPSRFDKFIKGDTKALTKAEKAGLKLFLDKGCSACHTGVNLGGSMQAFEVAGKYQFANIGDFKGDANGMVKTPTLRNVAETAPYFHNGAIWKLEEAVKTMGSVQLGIEITDEEATSIVAFLNSLTGDKPKVVYPMFPKSTEKTPKPEL, from the coding sequence ATGAAAGGTTCATTTTTAGTTTTAAGTTCTTTATTGGTTGCAAGCTCAATGTTTGCTGTTAGTGATGCTGATTTACTAAAAGAGGCAAAAAATGCAGGACTAGTGGCTTTGCCATCTGACCAAAAACAAGTTGATGCTATTCTTAAAGAGATAGGCGTTGAGCCAAATAAATTTACAGAGGCTAAAGCAGAGTTAGGTAAAAAACTATATCTTGAGCCGCGTTTGTCAAAAAGTGGTATCATTAGCTGTAATACATGTCACAACCTAGGACTTGGTGGAACTGACGGTATAGCTGCTGCGGTTGGTCATAAATGGACTGCAAACCCACATCATTTGAACTCTCCGACAGTTTATAACTCAGTGTTAAACACAACTCAGTTTTGGGATGGTCGTGCTATGACTTTAGTTGATCAAGCAAAAGGACCGATCGAGGCTGAGCCTGAGATGGCTACTCCAGCAGCACTTGCAGTTGAGAGAATCGCGTCTTTACCTGAGTACGTGGCTGAGTTTAAAAAAGTGTATGGTGATAGTGGTGTAACTTTTGATAACATAGCTGACTCTATAGCTAGTTTCGAAAGAACTCTTCTTACTCCATCAAGATTTGACAAATTTATAAAAGGCGATACAAAAGCTTTAACAAAAGCTGAAAAAGCCGGTCTTAAATTATTCTTAGATAAAGGCTGTTCTGCTTGCCATACAGGAGTAAATCTTGGTGGTTCTATGCAAGCGTTTGAAGTAGCTGGAAAATACCAATTCGCAAACATAGGCGACTTCAAAGGTGATGCAAATGGTATGGTTAAAACTCCTACTTTAAGAAACGTAGCAGAAACTGCTCCATACTTCCACAATGGTGCTATATGGAAACTTGAAGAAGCTGTTAAAACTATGGGTAGCGTTCAACTTGGTATAGAGATAACTGATGAAGAAGCAACTAGTATAGTTGCATTCTTAAACTCTTTAACCGGTGATAAACCAAAAGTTGTTTATCCAATGTTCCCAAAAAGTACAGAAAAAACTCCAAAACCTGAGCTATAA
- the fdhG gene encoding formate dehydrogenase N, beta subunit, iron-sulfur cluster subunit (Pfam match to PF13247.2 Fer4_11), with product MARMKFYVDKNRCISCFACQVACSSAHEVPVGINRRKVITVNDGIEGKEVSSTIACQHCTDAPCAQVCPVSCFYIRADGIVLHDKNKCIGCGYCLYACPFGAPQFPRDGAFGIKGEMDKCTMCAGGPEETNSQTERHLYGQNRIAEGKVPMCAAVCSTNALLVGDATEVSNIYRKRVLIKNANI from the coding sequence ATGGCAAGAATGAAATTTTATGTAGATAAAAATAGGTGTATAAGCTGTTTTGCTTGTCAAGTTGCTTGTAGCTCAGCTCATGAAGTTCCAGTTGGGATAAATCGCCGAAAAGTTATCACGGTAAATGATGGTATAGAGGGAAAAGAGGTATCAAGTACGATTGCTTGTCAGCACTGTACCGATGCACCTTGCGCTCAAGTTTGTCCAGTGAGTTGCTTTTATATAAGAGCTGATGGAATAGTTCTTCACGATAAGAATAAATGTATAGGTTGTGGATACTGCTTATACGCTTGTCCGTTTGGTGCTCCTCAATTTCCACGCGATGGTGCTTTTGGTATCAAAGGCGAGATGGATAAATGCACTATGTGTGCTGGAGGTCCAGAAGAGACAAATAGCCAAACAGAACGTCATCTTTATGGTCAAAACCGAATTGCGGAGGGAAAAGTACCTATGTGCGCTGCAGTTTGTTCTACAAACGCTCTTTTGGTTGGAGACGCGACTGAAGTTTCAAATATTTATCGCAAAAGAGTGCTTATAAAAAATGCAAATATTTGA
- the parA gene encoding chromosome partitioning protein (Pfam match to PF01656.19 CbiA), whose amino-acid sequence MSEVITIANQKGGVGKTTTAVNLAASLAVAEKKVLLVDIDPQANATTGLGFSRSDYEFNIYHVLTGRKKLSEIILKTEINTLHLAPSNIGLVGIEQEFNEQNKDYKAILRNKISELRDDYDFLIIDSPPALGSLTINALSASDSVIIPIQCEFYAMEGLAQILNTVKVIKKSINPKLTIKGFLPTMYSAQNNLSKETVADLKKHFENKLFKVADSEEGFVIIPRNVKLAESPSFGKPVILYDIKSSGSIAYQNLAYSIMG is encoded by the coding sequence ATGAGCGAAGTTATAACAATAGCCAATCAAAAAGGTGGCGTAGGAAAGACGACAACTGCTGTAAATTTGGCTGCATCTTTAGCTGTAGCCGAAAAAAAAGTTCTTTTAGTAGATATTGATCCACAAGCAAATGCTACAACAGGACTTGGTTTTAGCAGGAGCGATTATGAGTTTAACATTTATCATGTATTAACAGGTAGAAAAAAATTAAGCGAAATCATTCTTAAAACAGAGATTAACACCTTGCATCTCGCACCATCAAATATAGGATTAGTAGGTATAGAACAAGAATTTAACGAGCAAAATAAAGACTACAAAGCTATTTTAAGAAATAAAATTTCAGAACTTAGAGACGACTATGATTTTTTAATCATAGATAGCCCGCCAGCTCTTGGAAGTCTTACTATCAATGCTCTTAGCGCCAGCGATAGCGTTATCATACCTATACAGTGTGAGTTTTATGCTATGGAAGGACTTGCTCAGATACTAAATACGGTAAAAGTTATAAAAAAATCTATAAATCCTAAACTAACTATAAAAGGTTTTTTGCCTACTATGTACAGTGCGCAAAATAATCTATCTAAAGAGACGGTTGCTGATTTAAAGAAGCATTTTGAGAATAAATTATTTAAAGTTGCAGACTCCGAAGAGGGATTTGTTATCATTCCAAGAAACGTAAAACTTGCCGAAAGTCCTAGCTTTGGCAAACCAGTAATTCTTTATGATATCAAATCAAGCGGAAGTATAGCTTATCAGAATTTAGCTTATTCGATAATGGGGTGA
- the birA gene encoding biotin-[acetyl-CoA-carboxylase] ligase (Pfam match to PF03099.15 BPL_LplA_LipB) has protein sequence MVVSFVDECSSTQEELIYMLKNAVITPPYALVANSQTNGVGSRGNSWQSDEGNLYFSFCVDSSSLTSDLPSSSASIYFACLMNEYLKSCGSKIWLKWPNDFYLGDKKIGGVITTKIKSVYICGMGINLKTSPRYSNVLDIDHGVTQIVDGFLKSLELKPSWKQIFSKYLLEFEKSKIFSAHVDGELMSLENSVLLDDGSIIINNKKVYSLR, from the coding sequence TTGGTAGTAAGTTTTGTTGATGAGTGTAGTTCTACTCAAGAAGAACTCATATATATGTTAAAAAACGCAGTCATAACTCCGCCTTACGCTTTGGTTGCAAACTCGCAAACAAATGGTGTTGGGAGTAGGGGAAATTCGTGGCAAAGTGATGAGGGGAATTTGTATTTTAGTTTCTGCGTAGATAGTTCAAGCTTAACTTCTGATCTGCCTTCAAGCTCTGCTAGTATATATTTTGCTTGTTTGATGAATGAGTATTTAAAGAGTTGCGGATCAAAGATATGGCTTAAATGGCCAAACGACTTTTATCTTGGTGATAAAAAGATAGGAGGAGTTATCACAACTAAGATAAAAAGCGTTTATATATGCGGAATGGGTATAAATTTAAAAACATCTCCGCGGTATTCAAACGTGCTTGATATAGACCACGGAGTTACTCAGATAGTAGATGGATTTTTAAAATCTTTGGAACTTAAGCCTTCATGGAAGCAAATTTTTAGCAAATATTTGTTAGAATTCGAAAAATCAAAAATATTTAGTGCTCACGTCGACGGTGAGCTTATGAGCCTTGAGAATTCTGTTTTGTTGGACGATGGCTCGATAATAATAAATAACAAAAAGGTATATTCTTTAAGATGA
- the fmt gene encoding 10-formyltetrahydrofolate:L-methionyl-tRNA(fMet) N-formyltransferase (Pfam matches to PF00551.15 Formyl_trans_N, and to PF02911.14 Formyl_trans_C) produces MKNIVFMGTPDYASVILEAILKNGGYNVVAVFTQPDRPVGRKAILTPPEVKKTVLQSGLDIPIFQPLNLKDSSTANDIKALKPDFIVVAAYGQILPKDILDIAPCINLHASLLPKFRGASPIQEAILRGELLSGVTAMRMGVGLDDGDMLGFSAIDISNLKSDELFCELAKMAANLTIKILDEFNNISPIKQFNALSSKCTKIKKEDGLINLKMNAKDIYAKFRAFYPWPGIFLENQTKILEMRVSNLSGSIGEILRIDQNGFVVGVNDGSIEINVLQEAGKKSILAKDYINGKRLSVGSKFC; encoded by the coding sequence ATGAAAAATATAGTTTTTATGGGGACTCCTGATTATGCTAGCGTCATTTTAGAAGCTATTTTGAAAAATGGCGGTTATAACGTAGTTGCGGTATTTACGCAGCCTGATCGCCCAGTAGGAAGAAAAGCGATCTTGACTCCTCCAGAAGTGAAAAAAACAGTTTTACAAAGTGGGCTTGATATCCCTATTTTCCAACCTTTAAATTTAAAAGATAGCAGCACGGCAAATGATATTAAGGCTTTAAAACCTGATTTTATCGTAGTTGCGGCTTATGGACAAATTTTACCAAAAGATATTTTAGATATCGCACCTTGTATAAACTTGCATGCTTCATTGCTCCCAAAATTTAGAGGTGCAAGTCCTATCCAAGAAGCGATTTTACGTGGTGAATTGCTTAGTGGTGTAACTGCTATGAGAATGGGAGTAGGGCTTGATGATGGAGATATGCTCGGCTTTAGTGCGATCGATATATCGAATTTAAAATCAGACGAACTTTTTTGCGAGTTAGCAAAAATGGCTGCAAATTTGACTATCAAAATACTTGATGAATTTAACAATATATCTCCCATAAAGCAGTTTAATGCACTCAGTAGCAAATGCACAAAGATAAAAAAAGAAGACGGGCTTATAAATTTAAAAATGAACGCTAAAGATATTTATGCTAAATTTAGAGCTTTTTATCCTTGGCCGGGTATCTTTTTAGAAAATCAAACTAAGATTTTAGAGATGAGAGTTTCAAATTTATCAGGTTCTATCGGTGAAATTTTACGTATCGATCAAAATGGATTTGTAGTTGGTGTAAATGATGGAAGTATCGAGATAAACGTGCTTCAAGAAGCTGGAAAAAAAAGTATTTTGGCAAAAGATTATATAAACGGTAAAAGGCTAAGCGTTGGTAGTAAGTTTTGTTGA
- the proB gene encoding gamma-glutamyl kinase (Pfam match to PF00696.24 AA_kinase), with protein MKRVVIKVGSHVISDEHSISEKRVASLCEFLYDLSLKYEVILVSSGAISTGQTKLDIPRTTVVNKQILSAIGQPYLMEIYSRALNKFNKQAAQLLLSAGDFDSRKKTNHALNVINGLLKNGIIPIINENDAIAISEIVYGDNDRLSSAVSFYFNADLLVILSDIDGYYDSDPRENKNAKIRPLVTSLSDEELNKTSDTGSKHGTGGITTKLLAAKFLMDNKKDMFLASGFDLSDARAFLLDNNQIGGTIFKGEQ; from the coding sequence ATGAAAAGAGTGGTTATAAAAGTAGGTTCTCACGTTATCAGCGACGAGCATAGTATAAGCGAAAAAAGAGTAGCTAGTTTATGCGAATTTTTATATGATTTAAGCTTAAAATATGAAGTGATTTTGGTAAGTTCTGGTGCTATAAGTACTGGTCAAACAAAGCTTGATATCCCAAGAACTACTGTTGTAAATAAACAAATTCTCTCTGCTATAGGGCAACCGTATTTGATGGAAATTTATAGTAGAGCGTTAAATAAATTTAATAAACAAGCAGCTCAGCTTTTACTTAGCGCAGGCGACTTTGATTCAAGAAAAAAAACAAATCACGCACTAAATGTTATAAATGGTCTTTTGAAAAATGGTATCATACCTATCATAAATGAAAACGATGCTATCGCTATCAGCGAGATAGTTTATGGTGATAACGATAGACTTTCAAGCGCCGTTTCGTTTTATTTTAACGCTGATTTGCTAGTTATATTAAGCGATATCGATGGTTATTATGACAGTGATCCAAGAGAAAATAAAAATGCAAAAATCCGCCCTTTAGTCACTAGTTTAAGTGATGAAGAGCTAAATAAAACTAGCGATACAGGAAGCAAACACGGTACAGGCGGCATTACGACAAAGCTTTTGGCTGCTAAGTTTTTGATGGACAATAAAAAAGATATGTTTTTAGCTAGTGGATTTGACCTTAGTGATGCAAGAGCATTTTTACTAGACAATAATCAAATAGGCGGTACAATCTTCAAAGGCGAACAATGA
- the fdhF gene encoding formate dehydrogenase N, alpha subunit, selenocysteine-containing (Pfam matches to PF00384.18 Molybdopterin, and to PF01568.17 Molydop_binding, and to PF04879.12 Molybdop_Fe4S4), with translation MSEAHIGRRSFLKLAALGAGSTMAFGKENETLRTATNEEIKNPFPGSKKVRTICTICSAGCGIEAEVKDGVWIRQDMAIDHPISQGSHCCKGIDQIDLTKSKQRVKYPMKKVNGKWERISWETAINEIGDKLLEIRKEDGPDCVEFLGSAKFSNEQAFYFRKFAAFWGTNNIDHVARIUHSATVAGVANTWGYGAMTNHFGDVTANSKAILLIGANSAVANPIGFKHMLQAKDRNNCKLIVVDPVYTKSAAKADYFVRLRPGTDIAFAYGMLHLIFKNGWEDKEFIKTRSYAVDEIRKEAEHWTPQETQNVTGIPAEQLIEITRVFATTKPATLAWALGVTQHSVGSSNTRIYALLQLILGNVGKAGGGCNIIRGHDNVQGATDMNNLADSLPGYYGLADPAWKHFCKGWGQDYDKFIKRFATSVKEPREKLGDDVEGTKFKEYFYHDSKNPEDRNWRNEKGYSLSKWWQGVLKEENTFSSGNLRVLWVQGTGITSMAHLTKIKEAIDKLDMLVVVEPFVNEVAILSDRKDGVYILPAATQFESSGYVSATNRSAQWRSQVIPPIYESKEDQEIMMLFAKKFGFYDEYVKGMMIDIVDGELKKVKDSFVWPDDATNEIARTTQSIGNNGRTADRLKKHQENWINFDPDTLMGKPGSPVAGEYYGLPWPCWNKNHPGSPVLYDATKPVWKGGMGFRNRFGLEHNGVSQLAEDAVTIPGSKVKGGYPQITKDNIEKVLGITLSEEEKAKMGSGWNMDYSGIIAKKCEEAGVSPCGNAKARAIVWEFIDQYPKHREPIHSPRKDLVEKYPTFGDQAKNFRVSTKFESEQKAQDWSKDFPTIISSMRLVNLSGAGMIERTSKYLAHITPEMFAHVNPELALKYGIQDGEMMWIHSPQGTKIKVKCIHSYSVTPDRICLPYNFAGVMQGVDLSDRYPEGTKPYTIGESSNTITNYGFDIVTQISEFNAGLCRLERASDQSRFKTAFFDEK, from the coding sequence ATGAGTGAAGCTCACATAGGTAGGCGCTCATTCTTAAAGCTTGCTGCTCTTGGTGCTGGAAGCACTATGGCGTTTGGTAAAGAGAATGAGACATTAAGAACCGCTACAAATGAAGAGATAAAAAACCCATTTCCCGGCTCAAAAAAAGTTCGCACTATCTGTACTATATGTTCAGCTGGTTGTGGTATAGAAGCTGAGGTAAAAGACGGTGTTTGGATAAGACAAGATATGGCGATAGATCATCCTATATCTCAAGGTAGCCACTGCTGTAAAGGCATTGATCAAATAGATCTTACAAAGTCAAAACAGCGTGTAAAATATCCGATGAAAAAAGTAAATGGTAAATGGGAGAGGATCAGCTGGGAAACTGCTATCAACGAGATCGGTGATAAACTTCTTGAGATTAGAAAAGAAGACGGACCAGACTGCGTCGAGTTTTTAGGTTCGGCTAAATTTAGCAACGAACAAGCATTTTACTTTAGAAAATTTGCAGCTTTTTGGGGAACGAATAATATAGATCACGTAGCACGTATTTGACATAGCGCAACAGTGGCCGGTGTGGCCAATACTTGGGGTTATGGCGCGATGACAAATCACTTTGGTGATGTAACAGCAAACTCAAAAGCGATACTTCTAATAGGAGCAAACTCAGCAGTTGCAAATCCTATCGGCTTTAAGCATATGCTTCAAGCAAAAGATAGAAATAACTGCAAACTTATCGTAGTTGATCCAGTATATACAAAATCTGCTGCGAAGGCTGATTATTTCGTAAGACTTAGACCAGGAACTGATATAGCATTTGCTTATGGAATGCTTCATTTGATATTTAAAAACGGTTGGGAAGATAAAGAATTTATAAAAACTCGCTCTTACGCAGTTGATGAGATAAGAAAAGAAGCCGAGCACTGGACTCCGCAAGAAACTCAGAATGTTACTGGAATTCCTGCAGAGCAGCTCATAGAGATAACTAGAGTTTTTGCTACTACAAAACCTGCAACCTTAGCGTGGGCTTTAGGCGTAACTCAGCACTCAGTTGGCAGCTCAAATACTAGAATTTACGCACTTTTGCAACTGATATTAGGAAACGTAGGAAAAGCTGGTGGCGGATGTAATATTATCCGTGGTCACGACAACGTTCAAGGCGCAACAGATATGAACAATCTTGCAGACTCGCTCCCTGGATATTATGGTTTGGCAGATCCTGCATGGAAGCATTTTTGTAAAGGCTGGGGACAAGACTATGATAAATTTATAAAACGTTTTGCAACTAGCGTTAAAGAGCCTAGAGAAAAACTAGGAGATGATGTTGAAGGAACTAAATTTAAAGAGTATTTTTATCATGATTCAAAAAACCCAGAAGATAGAAACTGGAGAAACGAAAAAGGTTATTCACTATCTAAATGGTGGCAAGGTGTTTTAAAAGAAGAAAATACTTTTTCAAGTGGAAATTTAAGAGTTCTTTGGGTGCAAGGTACTGGTATCACTTCTATGGCGCATCTTACTAAGATAAAAGAGGCTATAGATAAGCTCGATATGCTTGTAGTAGTAGAGCCGTTCGTAAATGAAGTCGCAATTTTGAGTGATAGAAAAGATGGAGTTTATATATTGCCTGCTGCAACTCAGTTTGAAAGTAGTGGATATGTAAGCGCCACAAATCGTTCAGCTCAGTGGAGAAGTCAAGTTATACCTCCGATTTACGAGTCAAAAGAAGACCAAGAAATAATGATGCTTTTTGCTAAAAAATTTGGTTTTTATGATGAGTACGTAAAAGGTATGATGATAGATATCGTAGATGGAGAGCTTAAAAAAGTAAAAGATAGCTTCGTATGGCCTGATGATGCTACAAACGAGATAGCAAGAACTACTCAAAGTATCGGCAACAACGGACGTACGGCAGATCGTCTCAAAAAACATCAAGAAAACTGGATAAATTTTGATCCAGATACTCTTATGGGAAAACCGGGCAGCCCTGTAGCAGGTGAGTATTACGGTCTTCCGTGGCCTTGCTGGAATAAAAATCACCCAGGAAGTCCAGTACTTTATGATGCGACAAAACCTGTATGGAAAGGCGGTATGGGATTTAGAAACCGTTTTGGACTTGAGCATAATGGCGTTAGTCAGTTAGCAGAAGACGCCGTTACTATTCCTGGTTCAAAAGTAAAAGGCGGATATCCACAAATTACCAAAGATAATATAGAAAAAGTTTTGGGTATCACTCTAAGTGAAGAAGAAAAAGCTAAAATGGGTAGCGGTTGGAATATGGACTATAGCGGCATAATCGCTAAAAAATGCGAAGAAGCAGGTGTTAGCCCTTGCGGAAATGCAAAAGCAAGAGCTATAGTGTGGGAATTTATAGATCAGTATCCAAAGCATAGAGAGCCGATCCACTCTCCGCGCAAAGATCTAGTTGAGAAATATCCTACTTTCGGCGATCAAGCTAAGAATTTCAGAGTTTCTACTAAATTTGAAAGCGAGCAAAAAGCGCAAGATTGGAGTAAGGATTTCCCTACTATTATAAGCTCAATGCGTTTAGTAAATTTAAGCGGTGCTGGTATGATAGAAAGAACTAGTAAATATTTGGCTCATATAACTCCAGAAATGTTTGCTCACGTAAATCCAGAGCTTGCTTTGAAATACGGCATACAAGATGGAGAGATGATGTGGATACATAGCCCACAAGGCACAAAGATAAAAGTAAAATGTATCCATTCTTATAGTGTAACACCTGATAGAATTTGTCTTCCATATAACTTTGCTGGAGTTATGCAAGGAGTAGATCTAAGTGACAGATATCCAGAAGGTACTAAGCCATATACCATAGGTGAGAGTTCAAATACTATCACTAATTACGGTTTTGATATCGTTACTCAAATTTCTGAGTTTAACGCCGGACTTTGTAGATTAGAGCGTGCAAGTGATCAAAGCAGATTTAAAACAGCGTTTTTCGATGAAAAATGA
- the rplU gene encoding 50S ribosomal protein L21 (Pfam match to PF00829.17 Ribosomal_L21p), translating to MYAIIKHGGKQYKVSEGDFLNLDHFEAEAKSNVEIDEVLAVNDGSLKVGAPFVKGAKVVLEVVCEGKDKKVVIYKKRRRKDSKLKRGFRRQYTRVKVSSIKA from the coding sequence ATGTACGCGATTATCAAACACGGTGGAAAACAGTATAAAGTTAGCGAAGGCGACTTCCTAAATTTAGACCATTTTGAAGCCGAAGCAAAGTCAAATGTCGAAATTGACGAAGTTTTAGCAGTCAATGACGGCAGTTTAAAGGTAGGTGCGCCATTTGTAAAGGGTGCAAAAGTTGTCTTAGAAGTAGTTTGCGAAGGAAAAGATAAAAAAGTTGTTATTTACAAAAAACGCAGACGTAAAGACTCAAAATTAAAACGCGGTTTTAGAAGACAATACACTCGCGTTAAAGTTTCAAGTATAAAAGCCTAA